The genomic DNA GACCTCGAGGTGCTGGCCGATTTGCCGGGCACCCGCTTGGTCATCGTCGGCTCCGGGCCGCTCAAGGAGGAGCTCCAGCAGCGGCTCCCGGGCGCCCACTTCGCCGGCTTCCTCAGCGGTGACGCATTGGGCGAGATGGTCGCTTCCCTCGACGTCTTCGTCCACCCCGGCGAGTCGGAGACGTTCTGCCAGACCATCCAAGAGGCCATGGCGTGCGCCGTTCCCGTCATCGCGGTGGGCCGCGGTGGGCCGCTGGACCTCGTGGACAATTCGCGCACCGGTTGGCTGTACGCTCCCGGACGGTTGGAGGACCTGCGCGGGCACGTCACCGACTTGGTGTACGACGACGCCAAGCGCCAGGCCTTCGCGACGGCGGCGTGGCAATCGGTACAGGGCCGGACGTGGCCGGCGCTCTGCGACGAGCTGCTCGGCCACTACCGGGCCGCGATGGCCATGGCCCGCGCGCGGGCCTAGCCCGGCCCGCTTTAGTAGCTGGCCGGGCCGTCCCCATCGGCCTCGCCGATGAAGCGTGCCGCCAAGGCCTCGGTACCGCGCGCCAACAGGGCCACGTCCGCCCCGACGTTGACGAAGTCCGCTCCCGCGACCAAGTAGTCCTGCGCCTGAGACTCGACGAAGGCGTTGACACCCACAATCTTGCCGGCCGCCTTGACCTCTGCGATGGTCTGCTTCACACCGGCGACGACGTCGGGGTGCGATTGCTGCCCAATCAGCCCCATGGTGGCTGAGAGGTCGGAGGGGCCGATGAAGACGCCATCGATGCCGTCCACGGCCGCGATGGCGGCAGCGTTCTCGACGGCTTCCGCCGACTCCACCTGCACCAAGAGCGTCAGAAAGTCCTCGGCTCGCGTCAGGTAGTCGGGCACCCGGTTCCAGCGCGCCGATCGCGCCAGGGCCGAGCCGACACCGCGCACGCCCGCTGGGGCGTAACGGATGGCGGAGACGGCCGCGGCGGCGTCGTCCGCGTTGTTCACCATGGGAACGATCAGCGACTGGGCGCCCAGGTCAAGGAACTGCTTGATGAGCACGGGATCGTTGAACGGGACCCGCACCACGGGCACGGCCGGGTAGCCGGCGATCGCCCGCAACTGATCCAGCACGGACTGCAGGTTCATGGGGCCGTGCTCGGCGTCGATCAGTAGGTAGTCCATCCCGGAGCCAGCACAGATCTCCGCGACGGACGCGTCCCCGGAGCACACGAACATGCCGGCCACGGTGCGGCCCAGCGCGTGCTCGCCGTGGAAGAGGTCCTTAAAAGACCGGGGCGGGTCTACACGAAACGACATGTCACCGTCCCCAAGGGTCCGTAGTCGGCCAACACGGTATCGCCCTCATACACCCACATGGGCCGGGTGAACGATCCGGCGAGGATGATCTCTCCCGCCTTGAGCCCATCGCCATGCGGGGCAATCTTGTTGGCGAGCCAGTGCACGCCAGAGGCCGGGTGGTTCAGGACACCGGCGCCGACGCCCGTCTCTTCGACGATTTGGTTCTTGAACAGGATGGCGGAGACCCACCGCAGGTCGACGTCGTGCGGCTTCACGGGGTTTCCGCCGATCACCATGGATCCCATCGCCGCGTTGTCCGAGATGGTGTCCACAATCGTGCGGCCCTCCATCTCGATCCGCGAATCGAGGATTTCCAGCGCGGGGACCACGTAATCTGTGGCATCGAGGACGTCGAAGATCGTGGCACCCGGGCCGGTGATGTCCCGGCCCAGCTTGAAGGCGAGTTCCACCTCCACGCGCGGGTGGGTGTAGTCCGCCCACGTGATCTCCACGCCCGTCTCATGGATCATGTCGTCAAAAATGATGCCGTAGTCCGGCTCGGTGATGCCGGTCGCCATCTGCATGGCGCGGGAGGTGAGGCCGATCTTGCGACCGGCGAGCGTGCGCCCGTTCTCCTCGCTGCGCTGGCGCCACAAGTTCTGGACCCGGTAGGAATCCTCAACGGTCATCTCCGGGTACCGGGCCGTCAAACGCGCCACCGGCGTCCGGTTCTGGCCGGCGGCGACGAGTTCGTCGGCGATCTGGGTGATGGTCTCATCACTGAGCATGCGTGCGCCTTCCGCTTCATTGCGTTCCCGCCCTAGCGGGTTGTCTCTCGCCGGCGGGCCACGCCCGCCGATCCCAGACCATGCTAACGGCCCCGCGTCCGCAGCCCGCGGTTGGTGGCCGCGTATGAACGCACGGACCCCGGCATCCAATTTCTATGCGCTAACTCACAAGCAGGATAGGTATACCAGTTCTTAGACTCGGGCTACGGACCCCGGGATCCCACCGCCGCGATCCCACCCACACCAGGAGGAGCCATGACCACAGAACCCCGCAGCCCCATTGCCCGCCGCCGCTTTATTCAAGGTGGCGTGGCCGGGCTCGCCCTCGGAGCCATGGGCGCCGCCGGAGTCGCCAGTGCCCCCTATGCCGCGGCCGCCAATGCCCGGCCGCTCGTCCTGCACGGGGGCAAGATCTTCACCTTTGACGGCAGTGACCGC from Zhihengliuella flava includes the following:
- a CDS encoding aldolase/citrate lyase family protein, encoding MSFRVDPPRSFKDLFHGEHALGRTVAGMFVCSGDASVAEICAGSGMDYLLIDAEHGPMNLQSVLDQLRAIAGYPAVPVVRVPFNDPVLIKQFLDLGAQSLIVPMVNNADDAAAAVSAIRYAPAGVRGVGSALARSARWNRVPDYLTRAEDFLTLLVQVESAEAVENAAAIAAVDGIDGVFIGPSDLSATMGLIGQQSHPDVVAGVKQTIAEVKAAGKIVGVNAFVESQAQDYLVAGADFVNVGADVALLARGTEALAARFIGEADGDGPASY
- the hpaH gene encoding 2-oxo-hept-4-ene-1,7-dioate hydratase; translation: MLSDETITQIADELVAAGQNRTPVARLTARYPEMTVEDSYRVQNLWRQRSEENGRTLAGRKIGLTSRAMQMATGITEPDYGIIFDDMIHETGVEITWADYTHPRVEVELAFKLGRDITGPGATIFDVLDATDYVVPALEILDSRIEMEGRTIVDTISDNAAMGSMVIGGNPVKPHDVDLRWVSAILFKNQIVEETGVGAGVLNHPASGVHWLANKIAPHGDGLKAGEIILAGSFTRPMWVYEGDTVLADYGPLGTVTCRFV